A window of Verrucomicrobiota bacterium genomic DNA:
TATTTGGTGCTGGAAGTTCCCACGGAATGGACCGACCAGTTAGGATCGAAGATCAAGCTGAACAAAGGGGCGCTGGGCATTGTGCTCTCGGTGATCCGGCTCCGCGTGTTCTACTCGCCCTTCTATCGCTGGCTTCGCCCGTTGCGCCCGCTGGAAGCCTGGATCTACAAGAAACTCAGCGCGCCGCAACCGCTGCCCGGACCCGCACCGCCACCACCTCGGCACGAAGATTGACCGGAGTTGAACAGGAGTAAACAGAGCAAACAGAGGTAGATCAGTGGCAAAAGTGATTTCGTAATTTCTTAAAGATGTAAGGCAAACCTCTGGATTGCCAGGACGCCATCGGACGGCGTCAGCCACCTTTTCGGGAAGTTAAGTGACTCTCCCCTCTCTGTTGCCTCCGTTACCTCCTTTTCGAAGCAACTGCTCGCGTCAGCGCTGCGGGAAGATTTGATACAGGAGCAAGTAGATGATCACTCCAGTGACCGAAACGTACATCCAGATCGGCCAGGTCCAGCGCGCGATTCTCTTGTGCGCTTCGAATCGCCCGCGCAACGCGCGCGCGAGCGTCACCAGGACGAGCGGCAAGATCGCGACCGCCAGGACCGTGTGCGTCAACAGAATGGCCAGATAAATGGGGCGAAACCACGCAGGATCCTTGAATACCGTCCGGCCTGCGTAGAAATGATAGACCAGGTAGCAGATCAGGAAGAGCGTTGAAGTCGCGAACGCGCTTACCATGCAGTTGCGGTGGGCGGTCTGGTTCTTGCGCCGGATGAAATAGTATCCGGCGCTGAGGAAGATCGCGCTGAGTGAATTCAGGCAGGCGTTGACCGCGGGCAAATCCGACAGGCTCATTTTCAACCTTCGCGCAAGAGCCGGTCGATGTCATGGAGGATCTGCTTTTTCCATCCCGGCTGCGACGATTCGACCGCCGCCCGGATGCGCGACTGTTTGTCTACCACGACAAACAGCGTGCTGTGCGTGTAGAGGTCGAACTGGTTTGTGCGGAGGGCGGGCGGAGTTTCGACGGCGCTCAGTTTGAGGCTGTTGGTCAGCGCGTGCCGCACCTTGTCCTCCGGCCCGGTCAGAAACCACCACCGATCCGGATTTGCGCCGAACTGTTCCGCATAGCGTTTGAGGATTGCTGGTGTGTCATTCTCCGGGTCCGTGGTGAGTGACAGGAGTTTGACGGGCGCGTTCGCGGGCAGCGCCGCTTGCAGTTCGCGCATTCGCAGGGTCATGCCAGGACACGCCGTCGGACAACGGCTGAAAATCACATCGGCGACCCACACCTGTCCGCGCAAGTTTCCCAGGGAAACCGGGGCGCCCAACTGATTGGTCAACCCGCCGAAGTCAGCCACCTGGCCGTAAACCGGAAGGGGAGCGCGCGATCCCTTGATGTCGGTCCAGAAGAGAAGCACCGCCAGCGTGAGAACGCCGAGAGCGAGGCCGATCAGCCAGGTGAATCGGAATTTTGCAGGCAAATCGGCCACCTACTCGAACGACCCGGACGACGCGCCGCCCGCCTTGCTTTGCTGGGCGACCCAGTTGTCGAAGGCCTGCTGGCTTTCGATGGTGATGAATCCGCCCGCCATAGTCGCATGGCCGGCCCCGCAAAGCTGCGCGCAATTGATCTGGTATTTCCCCTCCTTCTTCGCCTTGAACCAAACCGGGATGCTCAGGCCCGGGATCGCATCCTGGCAGACTCGCAGCGCGATGACCTTGAAAGAGTGAATCACGTCCATCGAGGTCAGATGGATGATGACCGGTTTTCCCAACGGCACATGGACGTCGTTGTAAGTCATGAAATCGTCTTTGCCCTGGGGATCAACCGGGTCGGCGCCGAATTTGTTCGTCGAATTGACCAGGCGCGCGTCTTGTTTCCCGAAGATGTTGTCCTTTCCGGAGTAGCGCGCGTTCCAGCCAAATTGCTGCGCGACGACGCGCAAAACGACTGATTCGCTTTCGCTGGGAGGCCGATCCACCAGTTGCATCCACCAGGGCACGGCCAATCCGAACAGCAAAACCATTTCCACCAGCGCGACCAGTCCTTCGATCCAGGTCGAGCTATGTCCGCGCGCTCCGATATGGTCGGCCTTGGGATTCCGGGTTGTGCGGAAGCGCCAGACCACATAGACAAAATAGGCCATCCAGCCCACGAAGAGAACCGCCATGAGCCAGTGCATGTAAATGATGAGGTTGTCCACCCGTTCGCCGTGCTCGGAAGCCAGCACGGGCAGTCCTAAAAGTTCGCGAATCATCAGACTTTATGAGTTGTGTCAGCAACCGGTTGAGAGGCCGAAACGCTGTTCTCGGTGATCGAAGCAGACCGTTTGGCCAGGTAAATGAAAAAGACAGCGATGGCCGCAAGCACGGAGAGAACCACGGCCAGCAGACTGATCACGCCCCAGTGCAATCCTTTGGCCAGGGCGCTGTCGGATTTGCCGAAGCAAACCGCGCAAGCCAAAACCGGGGTGGACTGCGCCGTGGCCATGAGACAGGCGCAAATCAAACCGAGGCGTGGGATTCGGTGTTTCATAGGTAACTGACGTTTCTCAGTTTCTTGAGGAAATACACGCCGTAGCACACCAGAGCAAGCGCGGCCCCTATGGATACGATCCCCATCCATAAATCGGCTCGTGTGCCCAGGCCCTGGAAGTAGTTGTTCAGGGACCACGCGCCAAAGCCGATCGCGAGCAATGTCGAAGCGGTGATGAAAACGATGTGGATGGCCTTTAAGGACATGGTTCAGTGCGCAGCCGTCTTGGCGGGCGCCTCAAGTGTCTTGATGCTGCCAGTGTGCAACGATCCGTGCGGCATGTCGTCTCGAGCGTAGATCGTGAGATACATCATGCCCGCGAAGAAAAACGCGGTCGCGCCGAGAATGCAGTAAATCATTTTTTTCTCGGACATCAGGTGCATGAAGTAGCCGGCAACCAGAAAAGCCTTCACGGTTGCGATGAGCATCGCCAGGGCGATGGCCAGCGCCACGCTATCGAAATGGAGGTAATTCACCGCCACGGTGATCACCGTGCCGATGAGCAAGGCAATGCCGACGATGGCGTAAATCCGAACGTGTTTTGAAACGGCGTGTGAATCGTGACTCATATATTTCCTGGCAATAAATAAAGGACGGGGAATAGGAAAATCCAGACCAAATCGACAAAATGCCAAAAGAGACCGGAGACCTCGACGCGGTTGATATATCGCTCCGGATCGAGCTTCCAGAGCTTGGCGCCAGGACCCCAGATATAACCGATGACGATCGCGCCTCCGAGCACGTGCAAGGCGTGAAGGGCGGTCAGTGTAAAATAGATTCCGAAGTAAGTGCTGTGCGCCGGAACAAATGAGGAAAGCCGCTGAATCTCGTCGGTCTTGATTGTCAGCGGCTCATGAGGCTTGCCATGGGCCTCGTGTCTCGCGTGGGCCATTTCCTTCGAGGTCATGCGGTAATGATCCGGGTCCGGCAGGAATTTGATGGAGTCCAACTTCATGCTCTGGAGCTTTTGCAGGTTCCACAACATGGGATGTCCACCATTATGCTCAATATGTCCCAGGAGCCGGGTGCCGTCTTTCTTCCAGACTTCGTAGTGCAGGAATTTTTCCCGATATTCGAACGACTTGATGCCGAGGAAGCCCAGCGCGCACAGGATCGTGATGGCTTGCAAGACCCGGTACTTCGCGAAGTTCCCGACTTTGAGCGCCGACCACGACAGCACGACGGTGACGCTGGAAGCAATGAGCACAAAAGTGTTAAAGGTCCCGATCGGGATATTCAGCATCCCATGCACCCAATCTCCAGGCACCGCTCCGATGCGCAGGATGATGTAAGAGGAGAACAATCCCCCGAAGAGCATGACTTCGGACGCGAGGAACAGCCAGATGCCCACCTTCGCGTTGTAAAGGCCAGTGTCCTGGCGGGGGTGAACAATGTGTGGAATTTCCATGAAATGGGGGTATGGAGGTGGGGGGTAAGGTTTGGTTCAGGCCGGCTGGTTCTGCGGCGAGAAATCTTTCGACGAGCCGGGCACGCTGTAGTCGTACGGCCCGCGGTGAGCCTGAGGCGCGGTCGCGAAATTGCCGTGGGGCGGGGGAGTCGGCGTCTGCCAATCCAGTGTGGTGGCATCCCACGGATTGTCCGAAGTGACCTTCTGGCCGTGCTTAATGCTCCAAAAAAAGTTGATGATGAATGGAATTTGGGCCAGCCCAAGACAGACCGCCGCCCACGAGATGGTGACGTTCCAGTGCATGATGCTGTCGGTCAGCCCGCCGATCGCGTCTTTGCCGACCCTGGCCAGAGAGTATTGCGCGCCACCATCCGACATGCGCCGGAGCATGCCCGCCATGCCTTGCGAGAACATAGGCTGGAACACCAGGTTCATGAAGATCAGCGAAAGCCAGAAATGCACTTTGCCCCAGAATTCGCTCATCATCCGCCCGGTGATTTTCGGATACCAAAAATAGATTCCGGCCAGCAGGCCAAAGATCGTTCCCGGCGCGACGACATAATGGAAATGCGCGATCACATAGTAAGTGTCGTGGAGATGAATGTCGCTGTAGTTCAGGCCCAGCGGAAGCCCGGTCAGACCGCCGATGCCAAACATCGGCAAGAATCCCAACGCAAACAGCATCGGCGTGTTGAACCGGATCGATCCGCCCCAGAGCGAAATGAGCAAGCAACTCAAAATGATCACCGACGGGATGGAAATGATCATCGTCGTCGTCTGGAAGAACGTGCTGATCTTGGTCCCCATTCCGGTCAGATACATGTGGTGCGCCCAGACGATGAACGACAGGAACCCGATCGCGAGCACGGAGTAGACCAGGGATTTGTAACCCCACAACGGTTTGCGCGTGTTGTTGGCGATGATCTCCGCGACGACGCCCATCGCCGGCAAGATCAGGACATAGACTTCCGGATGTCCCAGGAACCAGAACAGGTGCTGCCACAACAACGGACTGCCGCCGCCACTGATGCTGGAGAAAGCGCCGCCCGGAGCCAGGCCGGAAGGCAGGAAGAAACTCGTGCCGGCGACCTTGTCCATGAGTTGCATGACCCCGGCGGCCTCCAGCGGCGGGAACGCAAGCAGCAAGAGAAACGCAGTGACAAATTGCGCCCATACGAAGAAGGGCAAGCGCATCCAGGTCATTCCCGGAGCGCGGAGTTGGATGATCGTGGCGATGAAGTTGACCGCGCCTAGCAGGGAGGAAGTGATCAGGAATACCATCCCGATTAGCCAGAACGTCTGGCCCTGGGTCGGAATGTAGGTCGCCAATGGCGAATAAGACGTCCATCCTGCTTGCGCCGCTCCACCGGGGATGAAAAAGCTTGTGAGCATGATGACGCCGCCGAGGACATAAGCGTGGTAACTCGCCATGTTCACGCGCGGGAAGGCCATGTCCGGCGCCCCGATCTGGAGCGGCACGACGAAGTTGCCGAACGCCGCAAAAGCCAGCGGCACGATCGCCAGGAACACCATGATCGTTCCGTGCATCGCGCCGAAGGCATTGTAGAGATCCTGCGACATGGAATAGCCGCGCACCGCGCCAGTGGCCTTGTCCACGACGGGAGATGCCATATCACCCAGAGCGGAGTGCAAAAGTGATCCAACCAGCGGAATGGGTTTGTCCGGATACGCAATTTGCCAGCGCATCATGAGCACCAGCGAAAAACCCACGAGCAGAAACAGCAGCGCCGTAAAACCGTATTGAATCCCGATGACCTTGTGGTCGGTGGAGAAGACGTATTTCCGCCAGAATCCAATGTCTTCGTGGTGAGCTTCATGAGCTCCGGCATGATGAGCTGCTTGAGTGGTCGGCTGCATGGACGAACTGGTTTTTGGTGTTAAAACTTTTAGGTCAAAAATTTTAAGCGCGCAAGTTAACTTCTCGCTCTGGACAGTGTCAACGGGAGAATGCCGGTTGCTCTTTCTACCGCACTTTATCGAGCACCATTAACGTCAACACGCCCGGCAGAAAAATGATCGAGGCAAAAAAAAGTTGCCGCGCGCGGGTTGTTGTCAGGTGTTTGCAGAATCGAATGGCCAATGTCACGAAGGCCAAATTGAGAACCAGCACGCCAGCCAGATACAGATTTCCCGTTACGTTCGCCCAGAATGGACTCAGGCTGGCGATCAGCAGCGCCAGGCTCGACGCCATGACGTGCCGGCGCGTCCGGCTCCCGGTCTCATCGAACACGGGCAGCATGGCGTAACCGGCTTTCTCGTAGTCATCCCTGTAAATCCAGGCGATGGCGAGGAAGTGAGGAATTTGCCAGAGAAAGAGGATCGCGAAGAGCGTCCACGCTCCCAGACTCTCCTCGCCCCGGCTCGCGGTCCAGCCCATGACCGGCGGAAGCGCGCCCGGAATCGCGCCGACGATCGTATTGAGCGTCGT
This region includes:
- a CDS encoding SCO family protein, coding for MADLPAKFRFTWLIGLALGVLTLAVLLFWTDIKGSRAPLPVYGQVADFGGLTNQLGAPVSLGNLRGQVWVADVIFSRCPTACPGMTLRMRELQAALPANAPVKLLSLTTDPENDTPAILKRYAEQFGANPDRWWFLTGPEDKVRHALTNSLKLSAVETPPALRTNQFDLYTHSTLFVVVDKQSRIRAAVESSQPGWKKQILHDIDRLLREG
- the cyoE gene encoding protoheme IX farnesyltransferase; translation: MKASAPSIPTSPSAERAGFGVILELAKARLTSLVLLTTLVGFYLGSRGTLDYMLLFHALLATGLVASGAAALNQHLEREYDARMPRTSGRPLPSGRVQPETVLIAGVAASIMGLIYLATAVNWLTSLLGAITLGTYLFVYTPLKRVTTLNTIVGAIPGALPPVMGWTASRGEESLGAWTLFAILFLWQIPHFLAIAWIYRDDYEKAGYAMLPVFDETGSRTRRHVMASSLALLIASLSPFWANVTGNLYLAGVLVLNLAFVTLAIRFCKHLTTTRARQLFFASIIFLPGVLTLMVLDKVR
- a CDS encoding cytochrome C oxidase subunit I; this translates as MQPTTQAAHHAGAHEAHHEDIGFWRKYVFSTDHKVIGIQYGFTALLFLLVGFSLVLMMRWQIAYPDKPIPLVGSLLHSALGDMASPVVDKATGAVRGYSMSQDLYNAFGAMHGTIMVFLAIVPLAFAAFGNFVVPLQIGAPDMAFPRVNMASYHAYVLGGVIMLTSFFIPGGAAQAGWTSYSPLATYIPTQGQTFWLIGMVFLITSSLLGAVNFIATIIQLRAPGMTWMRLPFFVWAQFVTAFLLLLAFPPLEAAGVMQLMDKVAGTSFFLPSGLAPGGAFSSISGGGSPLLWQHLFWFLGHPEVYVLILPAMGVVAEIIANNTRKPLWGYKSLVYSVLAIGFLSFIVWAHHMYLTGMGTKISTFFQTTTMIISIPSVIILSCLLISLWGGSIRFNTPMLFALGFLPMFGIGGLTGLPLGLNYSDIHLHDTYYVIAHFHYVVAPGTIFGLLAGIYFWYPKITGRMMSEFWGKVHFWLSLIFMNLVFQPMFSQGMAGMLRRMSDGGAQYSLARVGKDAIGGLTDSIMHWNVTISWAAVCLGLAQIPFIINFFWSIKHGQKVTSDNPWDATTLDWQTPTPPPHGNFATAPQAHRGPYDYSVPGSSKDFSPQNQPA
- a CDS encoding cytochrome c oxidase subunit II → MIRELLGLPVLASEHGERVDNLIIYMHWLMAVLFVGWMAYFVYVVWRFRTTRNPKADHIGARGHSSTWIEGLVALVEMVLLFGLAVPWWMQLVDRPPSESESVVLRVVAQQFGWNARYSGKDNIFGKQDARLVNSTNKFGADPVDPQGKDDFMTYNDVHVPLGKPVIIHLTSMDVIHSFKVIALRVCQDAIPGLSIPVWFKAKKEGKYQINCAQLCGAGHATMAGGFITIESQQAFDNWVAQQSKAGGASSGSFE
- a CDS encoding heme-copper oxidase subunit III; its protein translation is MEIPHIVHPRQDTGLYNAKVGIWLFLASEVMLFGGLFSSYIILRIGAVPGDWVHGMLNIPIGTFNTFVLIASSVTVVLSWSALKVGNFAKYRVLQAITILCALGFLGIKSFEYREKFLHYEVWKKDGTRLLGHIEHNGGHPMLWNLQKLQSMKLDSIKFLPDPDHYRMTSKEMAHARHEAHGKPHEPLTIKTDEIQRLSSFVPAHSTYFGIYFTLTALHALHVLGGAIVIGYIWGPGAKLWKLDPERYINRVEVSGLFWHFVDLVWIFLFPVLYLLPGNI
- a CDS encoding DUF420 domain-containing protein is translated as MSLSDLPAVNACLNSLSAIFLSAGYYFIRRKNQTAHRNCMVSAFATSTLFLICYLVYHFYAGRTVFKDPAWFRPIYLAILLTHTVLAVAILPLVLVTLARALRGRFEAHKRIARWTWPIWMYVSVTGVIIYLLLYQIFPQR